A single window of Acetobacteraceae bacterium DNA harbors:
- a CDS encoding 2OG-Fe(II) oxygenase — translation MFNYDALRAAQLRTHPTPHLIVKDFIKPPYLKKLLPLFPKISSGGSFPAFSFRHPPLFQQMLLEFQGEKLQQEILKKFNLSLKNPPKLLTLRGQTRACDGKIHCDSKSKAVTILLYFNAPEQEWQEGKGCLRFLNGPHPQNLLTPCSPNEMIVPTGGTLVIFPNTDHSWHGHLPYEGQRRTIQLNYMHHSWKAWFEMKRHALSAQWKKWHRA, via the coding sequence ATGTTTAATTATGATGCCCTACGTGCTGCGCAACTGCGCACACATCCCACCCCTCATCTTATCGTAAAAGATTTTATCAAACCGCCATATTTGAAAAAACTTTTACCCCTTTTCCCAAAAATTTCTTCTGGTGGTTCCTTCCCTGCCTTTTCCTTTCGTCATCCCCCCCTTTTCCAACAGATGCTTTTGGAATTTCAGGGAGAAAAGCTTCAGCAGGAAATTCTCAAGAAATTTAACCTTTCTCTGAAAAATCCCCCAAAACTTTTGACGCTTCGTGGACAGACACGTGCTTGCGATGGAAAAATCCACTGTGACTCTAAAAGTAAAGCCGTAACTATTCTGCTTTATTTCAATGCACCGGAACAGGAATGGCAGGAGGGGAAAGGATGTTTGCGTTTTTTAAATGGCCCCCATCCTCAAAATCTTTTAACGCCCTGCTCTCCCAATGAAATGATCGTGCCGACAGGGGGAACTCTTGTTATTTTTCCCAATACAGATCACAGCTGGCACGGCCACCTCCCTTATGAAGGACAACGCCGAACTATCCAGCTCAACTATATGCACCATTCTTGGAAGGCATGGTTCGAAATGAAGCGCCATGCTCTTTCTGCACAATGGAAAAAATGGCATCGTGCTTAA
- a CDS encoding aspartate-semialdehyde dehydrogenase — protein sequence MKLNVVVAGARGVVGREMLRILAERDFPIGKIAALCSARGAGHQVSFGENDVLTLQNIEKFDFSDWDVALFATSAQDSAKYAPIAAKAGCLVIDNSSHFRMEHDIPLVIPEVNPKALNKIPRNIVANPNCSTAQIALPLKALHDAFGIERVVVSTYQSVSGAGKAAMDELYNQTKKTFVNDEIKAEIFPKQISFNLIPHIDDFLKDGRTKEEWKMEVEIRKILDPDLRLHATCVRVPVFIGHSEAVNVTCKSKPDLKKARDVLKKMPGIIVMDRLEDGGYITPIDVVGEDEVYISRLRLDPSAENTLSFWCASDNLRKGAALNAIQIAEYLLAEKKLPLKSK from the coding sequence GTGAAATTAAATGTTGTGGTTGCTGGGGCACGTGGTGTCGTTGGCAGAGAAATGCTCAGAATCCTTGCTGAACGTGACTTTCCCATCGGGAAAATCGCCGCCTTATGTTCTGCCCGTGGCGCAGGACACCAGGTCTCCTTTGGCGAAAACGATGTCTTAACGCTTCAAAATATTGAAAAGTTTGATTTCTCCGACTGGGATGTTGCCCTCTTTGCAACCAGCGCACAGGACTCTGCCAAATATGCCCCAATTGCCGCAAAAGCCGGCTGTCTTGTCATTGATAATTCCAGCCATTTCCGAATGGAACATGACATACCTTTGGTTATCCCTGAAGTTAATCCAAAGGCTTTAAACAAAATTCCTCGCAATATTGTTGCCAATCCGAATTGCTCAACAGCACAGATTGCCCTCCCTCTCAAAGCACTTCATGATGCTTTTGGGATTGAACGTGTCGTTGTCTCAACCTATCAATCTGTTTCAGGTGCCGGTAAAGCCGCAATGGATGAGCTTTATAATCAAACAAAAAAAACCTTCGTCAATGATGAGATCAAAGCCGAAATTTTTCCAAAACAGATTTCCTTTAACCTCATTCCCCATATTGACGATTTTCTAAAAGACGGACGCACCAAGGAAGAATGGAAAATGGAAGTCGAAATCCGTAAAATTCTGGATCCGGATCTGCGCCTTCATGCAACATGTGTCCGCGTACCCGTCTTTATCGGCCATAGCGAAGCGGTCAATGTCACCTGCAAATCAAAGCCAGACCTTAAAAAAGCCCGTGATGTCCTTAAAAAAATGCCCGGTATCATCGTCATGGACCGTCTCGAAGATGGCGGGTATATCACGCCTATTGACGTCGTTGGGGAAGATGAAGTCTATATCTCTCGCCTGCGCCTTGATCCGAGCGCTGAAAACACGCTTTCTTTTTGGTGCGCTTCTGATAATCTACGCAAGGGGGCGGCACTCAATGCGATTCAAATTGCTGAATATTTGCTGGCAGAAAAAAAGCTCCCCCTAAAATCAAAATAG
- a CDS encoding DNA/RNA non-specific endonuclease has protein sequence MPENSSFFSIFRAHSFCLFTFSFLLLLSHKSFAQCPRFAAAGEFPTAGEVICNDNYAVGYSSSRRSPLWAAEHLTPEQAKASQNANMPKIGITKDPRLNQSAALTDYQDSPWKPLALAPTEDMSSPKAKQQSAFISNIIPSDPTLKQKTWKTIEENTRKIVTEYGGLNVLTGVIFGDSPQFFGKNRAKLPEKIWKIIYVPRQGTAAVICNNAAPLHCVSSSVQEIENLCYIGLFPGVSESEINSKLNPAHWPGL, from the coding sequence ATGCCCGAAAACTCCTCCTTTTTTTCTATTTTTCGTGCCCATTCATTTTGTCTTTTTACATTTTCTTTTCTTCTTTTGCTGTCCCATAAAAGCTTTGCGCAATGCCCTCGTTTTGCTGCTGCTGGCGAGTTTCCAACAGCTGGTGAAGTCATCTGCAACGATAATTATGCTGTTGGCTATTCCAGCTCTCGGCGTTCACCGCTTTGGGCCGCAGAACATTTAACACCTGAACAGGCAAAAGCTTCTCAAAATGCCAATATGCCCAAAATAGGCATTACGAAAGACCCCAGACTCAATCAAAGCGCCGCGCTAACAGATTATCAGGACAGCCCATGGAAACCCCTTGCGCTTGCCCCAACGGAGGATATGTCTAGCCCGAAAGCGAAGCAGCAAAGTGCTTTTATCAGCAATATCATCCCAAGTGATCCCACACTAAAACAAAAAACATGGAAAACAATTGAAGAGAATACCCGTAAAATTGTTACGGAATATGGTGGATTAAATGTCTTAACCGGTGTTATTTTTGGCGATTCCCCACAGTTTTTTGGCAAAAACCGTGCCAAACTGCCTGAAAAAATCTGGAAAATTATTTATGTTCCCCGCCAAGGGACGGCGGCTGTGATTTGCAATAATGCCGCCCCGCTGCATTGTGTTTCCAGCAGCGTGCAGGAAATCGAAAATCTTTGCTATATCGGCCTTTTTCCCGGTGTGTCTGAGAGTGAAATCAATAGCAAGCTCAATCCTGCCCATTGGCCGGGTCTCTAA
- a CDS encoding metal ABC transporter permease: protein MSHELIFNALLGSFFIAMLAGVLGWLMLLRGQAFAAHALPDIGFSGASVALVFGFNPIIGLILASLGGAWIMEGLGFYEKKRDITIDQSAADRLTGLVLAGSLAVGMGVLEAAHAPEADTIELLFGGLMHLSVETLWFLGGLSLFCLAGLFCLYRPLLFAAISPEMATARGENAWWVGAGFMTLAALGCAICAEISGALLAFSLIIGPASGAFMLNLSPFKGMIFSVLGALFLSWGGIVLYCLTGWPPAFWIGIGASFCYGLGLLGRQYFGRSINLTH from the coding sequence ATGTCCCATGAGTTGATCTTTAATGCGCTTCTTGGCAGTTTTTTTATTGCAATGCTGGCCGGTGTTTTGGGTTGGCTCATGTTGTTGCGTGGACAGGCTTTTGCGGCGCATGCCCTGCCAGATATTGGTTTTAGCGGTGCTTCTGTTGCTTTAGTCTTTGGTTTTAATCCTATTATTGGCCTTATCCTTGCATCGTTGGGCGGAGCGTGGATTATGGAAGGGTTGGGTTTTTATGAAAAAAAACGCGATATTACCATAGACCAAAGTGCGGCAGACCGTTTAACAGGTCTTGTTCTTGCTGGAAGTTTAGCCGTGGGGATGGGGGTTCTTGAAGCTGCGCACGCCCCAGAAGCCGATACGATTGAGCTTCTTTTTGGTGGACTTATGCATCTTTCCGTTGAGACTTTGTGGTTTCTTGGGGGGCTGAGTCTTTTTTGTCTTGCGGGTTTGTTTTGTTTGTATCGTCCGCTGCTTTTTGCTGCAATTTCTCCTGAAATGGCAACGGCAAGGGGTGAAAATGCTTGGTGGGTTGGCGCAGGTTTTATGACATTAGCGGCGCTTGGTTGTGCTATTTGTGCAGAAATTTCGGGCGCATTGCTGGCATTTAGTTTGATTATTGGTCCGGCTTCGGGGGCTTTTATGTTGAATCTTTCACCCTTCAAAGGGATGATTTTTTCAGTGCTAGGTGCTTTATTCCTAAGCTGGGGAGGGATTGTTTTATATTGCCTGACAGGCTGGCCCCCAGCCTTTTGGATTGGGATTGGTGCCAGTTTTTGTTATGGGTTGGGATTGTTAGGGCGGCAATATTTTGGCCGGAGCATAAATTTAACGCATTAA
- the adhP gene encoding alcohol dehydrogenase AdhP: MKAVCCGKDHSIVIEEKQLRPIKPTEVRLKMERCGVCHTDLHVAHGDFGDKTGTTLGHEGVGKVVEVGHDVAEMMGEGALKIGDRASVAWFFRGCGRCEYCVNGDETLCRQVENAGFTVDGAMAEECIAPANYAVKVPEGLDLSEASSITCAGVTTYKAVKNSKVAPGQWIVVFGIGGLGNLAVQWAKNVFGARVIAVDGNQTALDFAKELGADHALNAFDKDLVTQIQDLTGGSKPIGHGLVAGGAHAAIVTATAKAAFNAAVNSVRAGGTVVGVGLPVETMDLSIPRLVLDGIKIVGSLVGTREDLREAFEFAAQGKVKCKTEDRPIADAPKIFEEMHQGKIRGRMVINFDL; encoded by the coding sequence ATGAAAGCTGTATGTTGCGGTAAAGACCATAGCATTGTTATCGAAGAGAAGCAGCTTCGTCCGATTAAACCAACAGAAGTTCGCCTTAAAATGGAGCGTTGCGGTGTCTGTCATACAGATTTGCACGTTGCACATGGGGATTTTGGTGACAAAACAGGTACCACTTTAGGTCATGAAGGCGTTGGTAAAGTCGTTGAAGTCGGCCATGATGTTGCTGAAATGATGGGGGAAGGCGCTCTGAAGATCGGTGATCGTGCTTCTGTCGCTTGGTTCTTCCGTGGGTGTGGTCGTTGTGAATATTGCGTCAATGGGGATGAAACTCTTTGCCGTCAAGTTGAAAATGCCGGCTTTACCGTTGATGGCGCTATGGCAGAAGAGTGCATTGCACCTGCTAACTATGCTGTGAAAGTGCCAGAGGGTCTTGACCTATCTGAAGCATCTTCTATTACCTGTGCAGGCGTCACAACTTATAAAGCCGTTAAAAACTCCAAAGTGGCTCCGGGTCAATGGATTGTTGTTTTTGGTATTGGTGGTCTTGGAAATCTTGCCGTTCAGTGGGCTAAAAATGTTTTTGGTGCCCGTGTGATTGCCGTTGACGGAAACCAGACAGCATTGGATTTTGCAAAAGAATTGGGTGCAGATCATGCGCTTAATGCTTTTGATAAAGATCTCGTCACCCAAATTCAGGATCTTACAGGCGGTTCTAAACCAATCGGACATGGTTTGGTCGCTGGTGGTGCCCACGCAGCAATCGTTACAGCGACAGCTAAAGCCGCCTTTAATGCCGCTGTGAACTCTGTACGTGCTGGCGGTACCGTTGTCGGTGTCGGTCTGCCTGTGGAAACGATGGATCTTTCTATTCCACGTTTGGTTCTCGATGGGATTAAGATTGTCGGTTCTTTGGTCGGTACCCGTGAAGATCTTCGTGAAGCCTTTGAATTTGCTGCTCAAGGCAAAGTGAAATGCAAAACAGAAGATCGTCCGATCGCAGATGCACCAAAAATCTTTGAAGAAATGCATCAGGGTAAAATTCGTGGCCGTATGGTTATTAATTTCGACCTATAA
- a CDS encoding ferrochelatase encodes MSSRPSKVGILLINLGTPEATGYFPIRRYLKEFLSDRRIVNINPILWRIILHLMILPRRPFVTGKNYQRIWDETKDGSPLRFFTRRQAELLKQRFPDEEVQVEWAMRYGMPSIPQKIKALQAKGCHRILFLPLYPQYSASTSASAQDAIFKYLRTLTNQPAILTMPSFAGDEDYITALTLSLKRALNSLTFTPEKILLSFHGIPRKMAIKDYRYPTDCALTAQKLRQKMHMSEQQMILTYQSRFGAAEWLKPYTIDVVKELARTGTKHLVIMAPGFFSDCLETLDELGREIKEIFLAEGGENFALIPCLNDSQESIDLLEKLIQKIRASF; translated from the coding sequence ATGTCATCTCGTCCGTCAAAAGTTGGTATTCTTTTAATCAATTTAGGAACGCCTGAAGCCACAGGCTATTTCCCTATTCGACGCTATTTGAAAGAATTTCTTTCTGATCGGCGTATCGTCAATATCAATCCCATCCTTTGGCGGATCATTCTTCACCTGATGATCTTACCTCGGCGCCCCTTTGTGACGGGAAAAAATTATCAGCGCATTTGGGACGAAACAAAAGATGGCAGCCCCTTGCGTTTTTTTACAAGACGGCAAGCAGAACTTCTCAAACAAAGATTTCCTGATGAAGAGGTGCAGGTTGAGTGGGCCATGCGTTACGGCATGCCTTCCATTCCTCAAAAGATTAAAGCGTTGCAAGCTAAAGGGTGCCACCGAATTTTATTTCTGCCACTCTACCCTCAATATTCTGCCTCCACTTCAGCAAGTGCCCAAGATGCTATTTTTAAATATTTACGCACGCTGACCAATCAGCCGGCAATCCTCACGATGCCCAGCTTTGCTGGAGATGAGGATTATATTACGGCGCTTACGCTAAGCCTTAAACGTGCATTGAATTCACTCACTTTTACGCCGGAAAAAATTCTGCTTTCTTTCCATGGCATTCCACGTAAAATGGCTATCAAAGATTACCGCTACCCAACAGATTGCGCCTTAACGGCTCAAAAATTACGCCAAAAAATGCACATGAGCGAACAGCAGATGATCCTAACCTATCAATCCCGTTTCGGGGCGGCAGAATGGCTCAAACCTTATACAATTGATGTCGTCAAAGAGCTTGCAAGAACAGGAACAAAACATCTTGTGATCATGGCGCCTGGCTTTTTCTCAGATTGTCTTGAAACGCTTGACGAATTGGGAAGAGAAATAAAAGAAATTTTCTTGGCAGAAGGCGGCGAGAATTTTGCACTTATTCCCTGCCTGAATGATTCTCAGGAAAGTATTGATCTCTTGGAAAAATTAATTCAAAAAATAAGAGCTTCTTTTTAG
- a CDS encoding radical SAM protein, which yields MAEWASMLSKMKSYLSQKIWQTGENIVAVIPKALDVSVTDYCNAGCNFCGFNKHLKKGTKRHFLEAESFIASLPLLKENGFSFINFQGGEPLLHPDILQLVKEVTKAGMKADLITNGWKLPEMADSLIDAGLHCLFVSLDSDVIEKHEQNRQLKGLGKRLKQGISIILAAGIPVIASVTVSKLVNPLRLPPLLKAFGFSGVTFSYPRQKPFASSSLVYGEHSDLVSFSQETLDDFLEKMKALKKLFPMLNPIAGIEDIQRHIANKKEYFPCIGGFKYYYLDWNLNLWRCEAWHKPFGKLTDLKIIPEDRSHCTNCMLSCYRDPSVLMYAPLLAGDAMKAFALQHKIESLRFIFAWKFWISLGAGLQDSLLYWRIFRGHQRKNCKRV from the coding sequence ATGGCAGAATGGGCAAGCATGCTTTCAAAAATGAAATCTTATCTCTCGCAGAAAATTTGGCAAACAGGGGAGAATATTGTTGCCGTAATTCCGAAAGCTTTGGATGTTTCTGTGACCGATTATTGCAATGCCGGTTGTAATTTTTGCGGTTTTAATAAGCATCTTAAAAAAGGAACAAAACGCCATTTTCTAGAGGCAGAAAGCTTTATTGCCAGTTTACCTCTTTTAAAAGAGAATGGTTTTTCTTTTATTAATTTCCAAGGCGGTGAACCTTTACTCCATCCTGATATTTTACAATTGGTGAAAGAAGTTACCAAAGCTGGTATGAAGGCAGATCTTATTACCAATGGTTGGAAGTTGCCGGAAATGGCAGATTCTTTAATTGATGCGGGCCTTCATTGTCTTTTTGTTTCCTTGGATAGCGATGTCATTGAAAAACATGAGCAAAATCGGCAATTAAAAGGTTTGGGAAAGCGTTTAAAACAAGGCATTTCTATAATACTGGCAGCCGGTATTCCTGTGATTGCCTCTGTCACAGTTTCTAAACTTGTGAATCCTTTGAGGTTACCACCTCTTTTAAAAGCGTTTGGTTTTAGCGGTGTGACATTTTCTTATCCACGTCAAAAACCCTTTGCTTCAAGTTCGCTAGTGTATGGCGAACACTCGGATCTTGTGTCTTTTTCACAAGAGACGTTGGATGATTTTTTAGAAAAGATGAAAGCGCTTAAAAAACTTTTCCCGATGTTAAATCCGATTGCGGGAATTGAGGATATTCAGCGCCATATTGCCAATAAAAAAGAATATTTTCCCTGTATTGGCGGCTTTAAATATTATTATTTAGATTGGAATTTAAATCTTTGGCGCTGTGAAGCTTGGCATAAACCTTTTGGAAAATTAACAGATTTAAAAATCATTCCAGAGGATCGGAGTCATTGTACCAATTGTATGCTTTCCTGCTATCGTGATCCAAGCGTTTTAATGTATGCGCCCTTACTTGCAGGCGATGCTATGAAAGCTTTTGCTTTGCAGCATAAGATAGAATCTCTGCGTTTTATTTTTGCATGGAAATTTTGGATTTCCTTAGGTGCTGGATTACAGGATTCTTTGCTTTATTGGCGTATTTTTCGAGGTCATCAGAGAAAGAATTGTAAGAGAGTATGA
- a CDS encoding ATP-binding cassette domain-containing protein translates to MELFSKKTVETLGPQDISLEMSHFSIFYKQTCVFKKDSFKTSLSGWTWLHGGNGSGKSTFIRAMLGLLPHCKGQLCLLGKSPQKARCHIGYMPQKREENALFLPTLSHVESAIPARFGFFGAAQRKKKAESLLMECGAAHLANRPLKVLSGGERQKVALAQAIAGDPALLILDEPFIALDHRARTEIVDLLLSLEKKRHIGIFLATHEGMDLLPKMRRDLYLREGSLFDVP, encoded by the coding sequence ATGGAATTGTTCTCAAAGAAGACTGTAGAAACACTAGGCCCTCAAGATATTTCTCTTGAAATGTCTCATTTCTCAATTTTTTATAAGCAGACATGTGTTTTTAAAAAAGATTCTTTTAAGACCTCTTTGTCAGGCTGGACATGGCTTCATGGGGGAAATGGGAGCGGAAAAAGTACGTTTATTCGTGCAATGCTTGGGCTTTTGCCCCATTGTAAAGGCCAATTGTGTTTATTGGGGAAATCGCCTCAAAAAGCGCGTTGTCATATTGGCTATATGCCTCAAAAACGTGAGGAGAATGCCCTTTTCTTGCCAACTTTAAGCCATGTTGAAAGTGCCATTCCTGCAAGATTTGGTTTTTTTGGTGCTGCGCAAAGAAAGAAAAAAGCAGAATCTCTTTTAATGGAATGTGGTGCAGCCCATTTGGCCAACCGGCCTTTAAAAGTGCTTTCTGGGGGAGAGCGCCAGAAAGTGGCATTAGCACAGGCCATTGCAGGAGACCCTGCCTTATTGATTTTAGATGAGCCTTTTATTGCCTTGGATCACAGGGCACGAACAGAAATTGTTGATTTGTTGCTTTCCCTTGAAAAAAAACGGCATATAGGCATTTTCTTAGCTACCCATGAGGGGATGGATCTTCTCCCTAAAATGCGCCGAGATCTCTATCTGAGAGAAGGAAGTCTCTTTGATGTCCCATGA
- a CDS encoding NAD-dependent succinate-semialdehyde dehydrogenase: MSYTSINPYTEETLKTFPDATATDIKVILNKGHEAFLKWRKTSFAERSKILHKAASLLKENLNDYTALMADEVGKLLHEGEWEITLCANICDYYADHAEEILKPQKIKKLTENEGDSVLYPTPQGIIWAIEPWNVPFFQVFRILAPQIAGGNVVLLKHAPCVPQCAEMIVKLMREAGLPEGVFQNIYSTNEQTEEILKDQRIRGVALTGSTKAGSIVAGIASKYIKKSTLELGGADAFIVLEDASLEKAVQTAVFARHFNAGQICISPKRMIIMDEIYDEFLTRYKAAVKSLKAGDPKDQTTTLGPLVSKAALEHLNQQVEEAKKQGVTVETIGAPVPKKGYFFQPILMTGLEGKEIRKEEFFGPVTHLYRVKTDQEAIDLANESEYGLSGSIQTGDEKRGIEIAKKIDSGSFSVNGALFTSPNAPFGGVKNSGYGRDLAHDGILEFMNMKLINIQK; encoded by the coding sequence ATGTCTTATACCAGTATCAATCCTTACACAGAAGAAACATTAAAAACTTTTCCAGATGCGACAGCAACAGATATTAAAGTCATTCTAAACAAAGGCCATGAAGCTTTCCTCAAATGGCGTAAAACGTCCTTTGCCGAACGCTCTAAAATTCTTCATAAAGCAGCCTCTCTCCTTAAAGAAAATCTCAATGATTATACAGCGCTTATGGCCGATGAAGTCGGAAAACTTCTTCATGAAGGGGAATGGGAAATCACTCTTTGTGCAAATATTTGCGATTACTATGCCGATCATGCTGAAGAAATTCTAAAGCCGCAAAAGATCAAAAAACTTACGGAGAACGAAGGAGATTCCGTTCTTTACCCAACACCTCAAGGGATTATCTGGGCCATTGAGCCTTGGAATGTGCCTTTTTTCCAAGTTTTTAGAATTTTAGCACCTCAAATTGCCGGTGGAAATGTCGTTCTGCTAAAACATGCGCCCTGTGTGCCGCAATGTGCAGAAATGATTGTAAAACTTATGAGAGAGGCTGGACTTCCAGAAGGTGTTTTTCAAAATATCTATTCAACCAATGAACAGACAGAAGAGATTTTAAAAGACCAAAGAATACGTGGTGTCGCCCTCACTGGCTCCACCAAGGCAGGCTCTATTGTTGCGGGTATCGCTTCTAAATATATTAAAAAATCAACTTTAGAGCTTGGTGGCGCAGATGCTTTTATCGTCTTAGAAGATGCCTCTTTAGAAAAAGCTGTCCAAACCGCTGTCTTTGCCCGTCACTTTAATGCCGGCCAAATCTGCATCTCGCCAAAAAGAATGATTATCATGGATGAAATCTATGATGAATTTCTCACTCGCTACAAAGCAGCCGTAAAATCCTTAAAAGCCGGTGATCCAAAAGATCAAACAACAACCTTAGGGCCACTTGTCAGTAAGGCCGCCTTAGAGCACTTAAACCAGCAGGTTGAAGAGGCCAAAAAACAAGGTGTTACCGTTGAGACCATTGGTGCGCCGGTTCCAAAAAAAGGCTATTTCTTTCAGCCAATCTTAATGACAGGTCTTGAAGGGAAAGAAATTCGCAAAGAAGAATTTTTTGGCCCTGTCACACATCTCTACCGTGTCAAAACAGATCAGGAAGCCATTGATCTCGCCAATGAAAGCGAATATGGCCTTTCTGGTTCCATCCAAACAGGAGATGAAAAACGTGGGATTGAAATCGCAAAAAAAATAGATAGCGGTTCTTTCTCTGTAAATGGCGCGCTTTTCACCAGTCCAAATGCGCCCTTTGGTGGTGTCAAAAATTCAGGATATGGGCGTGATCTCGCACATGATGGAATCTTAGAGTTTATGAATATGAAACTCATCAATATTCAAAAATAA